Genomic segment of Peromyscus leucopus breed LL Stock chromosome 23, UCI_PerLeu_2.1, whole genome shotgun sequence:
GCCCACAGAGTCCAGGGGGCACAGAAGGGAACCTCCCCGTACACAGGGGTGCCCCAACCTGCTGCCCCATCTGGCACACAGGTCAGAAGCCCCTTTGGGGCTGGCCGTCAGATCTAGTTCAATCCTTCTTGCTGCCATGCTGCTGGCTGTGGAACTTCTGGTGGACCACGCGGAGGGTCGTGAAAAAGTTGccgaggaagaggagaaggaaggggaagccGCACATGAGCACCTGCAGGGGTCGGGGAAAGGCAGGGTCAGGACAGCTGAGGTCCGGATCGAATCTCCCAAGCATCCTCCTCCCAGCCCCGGGCTCACCTGCCACTCCTTGCATTCGGGGTCCCGGGCCAAGTTAAACAATGTCAGCGCGTTAAAAAGCTGCCAGAACTGTAGAGGAGGGGAGTCTGTTCAGTAATGTAGTGCTCACCGGGCTCAGAGCCAGAGGTGGACACCCAACGGGGGACGGGGACCCCCAGGTGTGACTTACGTGTccaaagaagaggaaaggaagcaggaaggtgaGACCTCTCCACATCCAAGACTGGAAACCctctgggggcggggaggggggtaGGAAAAAGCTGAGGTGGTGAGCAGGCTCGAAGGGATAGGAACCCCCCTTGTCCCAGGGGCCTCGGGGCTGCTGGGGAGAGCCAACTGACTCACCTACGGTAAGATCCATAGTGTGCCGTTCGCCCAGGGCACGCAGGCGGTACAGGCACCCACTCTGATAGTAATACTGCAGAAACTGCACAAAGCCTGGGTGCCCAGGCAGGTGGGCATGTCAGACCTGCCCTGGGCCACAGGCTCTCTCCCCGTCCCCTCCCTAGCAAGGAAACTCACTCTGGTACATGGAGAAAGACAGGAACTGGTTCCGGAACTTCTGGTACATGAGACCATCTGGCCTAAATTTAAGGGAAAgcggaggaagaagggagggagggatgagagcCCAAGTCTTCGGCCTCACCCCTGCCCGCTGAGGTCACGGTCACTCACCAGGTCAGCATGACTCCCGACAAGAACGTGGACACGTAATGATGGAATACCCACCAGCCTTTGATCCTGTAAGAGGGTATGTCATTACCCCTGTGGGGCAGAGCGGCTCCCACAGATACAAAGTCCCCGGGTGCCACGGCCCACCCCACTGCGCATGCACACCTAGAACCGTTATTGATGAGGATGCTCTCTCGGATGGTCAGTGTGCAGTAATACCAGACCAGCAGGAAGTTGAAGGCGGCGTCTGTCACCCTGGGGAGTGGGGTCCACAGAAGTGATAGCCAGAGCCTTGTCCCTGCCCCTGTCCCGACCCCGGCCAAGATCAGAGCCttgtccctgtccctctcccgACCCCGGCCACATTGCTCACCTGGAGTTGAGCAGGAAGCGGCAGGTGAAGGAGATAACAATGAGAATAATGGTGAGGTAGAGCTTGAACTTCTCATACTCGTCTTTGTAAGCAAACCTGGGCGAGGAGGAGAGGGACAGACATTCGCactcaatgggggggggggttgctgggggggggaggcttccTTCTCCATCATGCCCAGAGGTCACAGGCCAGCCTAGAGAAGTTGACCCAGAACCCCAAGACCACACCAACCCAAGTCAAAGGTGGCTGGGGAACCCTGGGTGAGACCCAACCctcgaccaccaccaccaccacatacttAGCCTGCTTGCTCAAAAGTGTCACGTTGACATTCCCCAGAACCAGACTCAGGTACAACCTAAGGGACAGAAGAAGGCCTGAGTGACAGAGAACCGAACACTGCAGTCTAGAGCCTGCTGCCTCCCCGTGACCTTGGCAGACTGGTCTGAACTTAGGAGGTGCCGCTGACCAACCACACATGGCACCCGGCCTCTCTCCTGCCTGCTCCAGAATCCTGTCTTGGGGGTAAATGATGTCTCTAGCCTGTGGTGTTTTGTCCGGGACCTCCCCATGTTGGTACCTTGAGAGCCCTGGATGGATGTCATTCCCCATGAGAAACCATCCCCACACCCCAGACCACTCCTCGGTGTGGGCATGGGGCCTTAGCATCTGGGCAGATGGTCATCTTCTGTTGCTATCCTGTAACTCTGATTTTTCAACTCCAAGAAACTCAGCCCTGAGTCCCCTTCAGCGCTCCCCATACATAGCCACACACCGGacctcattcccatctcccttCAAAACTCCGGGTGGAGGAAACGGCTCagctgggagagtgcttgcctagcacccacgaggtcctgggttcaatcaccatGCCACATCCAAACTCACACCTAGAATCCCAGTTCttgagaggtaaaggcaggaggaccagagttgaggctagcctag
This window contains:
- the Tmem120a gene encoding ion channel TACAN, which codes for MQSPPPDPLGDCLRNWEDLQQDFQGIQETHRLYRLKLEELTRLQDSCTSSITRQKKRLQELALVLKKCRPSLPSESTEAAQELENQMKERQGLFFDMEAYLPKKNGLYLSLVLGNVNVTLLSKQAKFAYKDEYEKFKLYLTIILIVISFTCRFLLNSRVTDAAFNFLLVWYYCTLTIRESILINNGSRIKGWWVFHHYVSTFLSGVMLTWPDGLMYQKFRNQFLSFSMYQSFVQFLQYYYQSGCLYRLRALGERHTMDLTVEGFQSWMWRGLTFLLPFLFFGHFWQLFNALTLFNLARDPECKEWQVLMCGFPFLLLFLGNFFTTLRVVHQKFHSQQHGSKKD